A part of Verrucomicrobiota bacterium JB022 genomic DNA contains:
- a CDS encoding voltage-gated chloride channel family protein gives MRSLLDLRGHLANVLQLLRWTLLVIPVGLLSGSASAFFLWSLEQVTATQQTHRWLLLLLPVAGIAVGLIYTWIGKSAEGGNNLILDRIHEPGGGVPVRMAPLVLLGTIATHLFGGSAGREGTAVQMGGSLASAFGRICRFGEDNMRILLLAGVAAGFGSVFGTPLTGAVFAMEVLVMGRVRYDALIPVLVASVVGDWTCSAWGIHHTSYHIALEADSLHAHFDAWLMAKIVVAAIAFGLASKLFAELTHGLQQVFKRITPSAALRGGLGGLIVIALTFALGTYDYLGLGVHAQDPHAVTLISSFTPGGADTWSWWWKLLFTAVTLAAGFKGGEVTPLFFIGAALGNTLAIAFGAPVDLFAGLGFIAVFAGATNTPLACTIMGIELFGGHYTVYFALACFVAYFFSGHSGIYASQRIGVPKQAHPGLPPEVPLREAYRYHPRPRRQDEEPSDPAGD, from the coding sequence ATGAGATCGCTGCTCGATCTACGCGGCCACTTGGCCAATGTCCTCCAACTGCTGCGCTGGACGCTGCTCGTGATCCCGGTGGGGCTGCTTTCGGGGTCGGCCAGCGCCTTCTTTCTCTGGTCGCTGGAACAGGTGACCGCCACCCAGCAGACGCATCGCTGGCTCTTGCTGCTGCTGCCGGTGGCCGGCATTGCGGTGGGGTTGATTTATACCTGGATCGGCAAATCGGCGGAAGGCGGTAACAACCTGATCCTCGACCGCATCCATGAGCCGGGGGGCGGCGTGCCGGTCCGGATGGCCCCGCTGGTCTTGCTGGGCACCATCGCGACGCACCTTTTTGGTGGCTCGGCCGGGCGCGAGGGCACGGCGGTGCAGATGGGCGGCAGCCTGGCCAGCGCCTTTGGCCGCATCTGCCGTTTTGGGGAAGACAACATGCGGATCCTGCTGCTGGCGGGGGTGGCCGCCGGCTTTGGCTCGGTCTTCGGCACCCCGCTGACGGGGGCAGTCTTTGCGATGGAGGTGCTGGTGATGGGGCGGGTGCGCTACGACGCGCTGATCCCCGTGCTGGTGGCCAGCGTGGTGGGAGACTGGACCTGCTCGGCCTGGGGCATCCACCACACGTCCTACCATATCGCGCTGGAAGCGGATTCCCTGCATGCGCATTTCGATGCCTGGCTGATGGCGAAAATCGTGGTCGCGGCAATCGCTTTCGGGCTCGCGAGCAAGCTGTTTGCGGAGCTGACCCACGGGCTGCAGCAGGTCTTCAAGCGTATCACCCCCTCGGCTGCACTACGGGGCGGGCTGGGCGGCCTGATCGTGATTGCGCTCACGTTTGCACTGGGGACCTACGATTACCTGGGACTGGGCGTGCACGCGCAGGATCCCCATGCCGTGACGCTGATTTCCTCGTTCACCCCCGGAGGGGCCGATACGTGGAGCTGGTGGTGGAAGCTGCTCTTTACCGCCGTGACGCTGGCGGCGGGCTTCAAGGGCGGCGAAGTCACCCCGCTGTTCTTCATCGGGGCAGCCCTGGGCAATACGCTGGCAATCGCTTTCGGCGCGCCGGTCGATCTTTTTGCCGGGCTGGGCTTTATCGCGGTTTTCGCCGGAGCCACCAACACCCCGCTCGCCTGCACCATCATGGGGATCGAGCTGTTTGGCGGCCACTATACCGTGTATTTCGCGCTGGCGTGCTTCGTGGCCTACTTCTTCAGCGGTCACTCAGGCATCTACGCTTCGCAGCGGATCGGCGTTCCGAAGCAGGCTCATCCCGGCTTGCCGCCGGAGGTGCCGCTGCGCGAGGCCTACCGCTACCACCCTCGACCGCGACGGCAGGACGAAGAACCTAGCGACCCCGCAGGCGATTGA